From the genome of Variovorax sp. RA8, one region includes:
- a CDS encoding aminotransferase family protein gives MNNTAPIARTVGDTPQGGTVLGFYAPKGAPRPPRIARGEGIFLWDADGRRYLDATAGAVVANIGHGNPRVLAAMTEQAAKVSFAYPRFFESEHNIALADRVCALAGEGFDRAFFVSGGSEANESAIKLARQYAVVTGQGSRSKVISRDPSYHGSTLGALAVTGDANTLTLYGPMIRSMPKVPAPLSYRVPEGHTVASHEMACADELEQTILREGPETVLAFILEPIGGLSTGAVVSSAAYFERVRQICDRHGVLVIYDEIMSGAGRTGAFLAAHHWPAARPDLVTLAKGLAAGYTPLGCLLAPDRIVDAVAASGGFVHGHTYFTNPLSCAVAHAVVDEVIRQDLVTRAHERGELLMARLREIAARSPIVGDVRGKGLLTAIEIVADKSTRRQLPTSFNAPARLTEHGLKHGIALYNRRANLGAFGDFQMITPPLTISEAEIDMLAELLETSLADLADEIARKGLAA, from the coding sequence ATGAACAACACGGCTCCCATCGCCCGCACTGTCGGGGATACGCCCCAGGGCGGCACCGTCCTCGGCTTCTACGCGCCCAAGGGCGCGCCGCGCCCGCCGCGCATCGCCCGCGGCGAAGGCATCTTCCTGTGGGACGCCGACGGCCGGCGCTACCTGGACGCGACCGCCGGCGCGGTGGTGGCCAACATCGGCCATGGCAACCCGCGCGTGCTCGCCGCGATGACCGAGCAGGCCGCCAAGGTCAGCTTCGCCTATCCGCGCTTCTTCGAGAGCGAGCACAACATCGCGCTGGCCGATCGTGTCTGCGCGCTGGCGGGCGAGGGCTTCGACCGCGCCTTCTTCGTCTCGGGCGGCTCGGAGGCCAACGAATCGGCCATCAAGCTGGCGCGGCAGTACGCGGTGGTCACGGGTCAGGGCAGCCGCAGCAAGGTGATCTCGCGCGACCCCAGCTACCACGGCTCCACGCTGGGTGCGCTCGCGGTCACCGGCGATGCCAACACGCTGACGCTGTACGGACCGATGATCCGTTCGATGCCCAAGGTGCCGGCGCCGCTGTCCTACCGGGTGCCGGAGGGCCACACGGTCGCCTCCCACGAGATGGCCTGCGCCGACGAACTCGAGCAGACCATCCTGCGCGAGGGCCCCGAGACCGTGCTCGCCTTCATCCTCGAACCCATCGGCGGCCTCTCGACCGGCGCGGTCGTCTCGTCGGCCGCGTACTTCGAGCGCGTGCGGCAGATCTGCGATCGCCATGGCGTGCTCGTCATCTACGACGAGATCATGAGCGGCGCCGGCCGCACCGGCGCCTTCCTCGCAGCGCACCACTGGCCTGCCGCGCGGCCCGACCTGGTCACCCTCGCCAAGGGGCTGGCCGCGGGCTACACCCCGCTCGGCTGCCTGCTGGCGCCCGACCGCATCGTCGACGCGGTCGCCGCCAGCGGCGGCTTCGTGCATGGCCACACCTACTTCACCAATCCACTCTCCTGCGCGGTTGCGCATGCGGTGGTCGACGAAGTGATCCGCCAGGACCTGGTCACGCGGGCGCACGAGCGGGGCGAGCTGCTGATGGCGCGGCTGCGCGAGATCGCGGCACGCTCGCCCATCGTCGGCGACGTGCGCGGCAAGGGCCTGCTGACGGCGATCGAGATCGTCGCCGACAAGTCCACCAGGCGGCAGCTGCCCACGTCCTTCAACGCGCCGGCGCGGCTCACCGAGCATGGGCTGAAGCATGGCATCGCGCTCTACAACCGGCGCGCCAACCTTGGCGCCTTCGGCGACTTCCAGATGATCACGCCGCCGCTCACCATCAGCGAGGCCGAGATCGACATGCTGGCCGAGCTGCTCGAGACATCGCTCGCGGACCTCGCCGACGAGATCGCGCGCAAGGGCCTCGCGGCCTGA
- a CDS encoding hotdog fold thioesterase, with protein sequence MSIWKKEISIEELTRSHVNTAVATLGVEFLEIGPDFIRGRVPVDERTRQPYGILHGGVSVVLAETLGSCGAHYSAPEGHRAVGLDINANHIRATTSGWVTGVARPVHRGRSTQVWQIDLTNDAGELTCVSRLTMAVLIPQG encoded by the coding sequence ATGTCCATCTGGAAGAAAGAGATTTCGATCGAGGAGCTGACCCGCAGCCACGTGAACACGGCGGTCGCCACGCTGGGGGTGGAGTTCCTCGAAATCGGCCCCGACTTCATCCGCGGCCGCGTGCCGGTGGACGAGCGCACGCGCCAGCCCTACGGCATCCTGCACGGCGGCGTGTCGGTGGTGCTGGCGGAGACCCTGGGCTCCTGCGGCGCGCACTACTCGGCGCCCGAAGGCCACCGCGCGGTGGGGCTGGACATCAATGCCAACCACATCAGGGCCACGACCTCGGGCTGGGTCACGGGCGTGGCGCGTCCGGTACACCGCGGCCGCAGCACGCAGGTCTGGCAGATCGACCTCACGAACGACGCCGGCGAGCTGACCTGCGTCTCGCGACTGACGATGGCGGTGCTGATCCCGCAAGGCTGA
- a CDS encoding LysR family transcriptional regulator — protein sequence MKHTHDRLDLLATFIRIGESGSLSKAARLLDTTQPTVSRRLLELERLLGCKLALRTTASFSLTDEGRSLLAEAHDLTDRWSGLSHRLSGGQSRPEGTLRVIGPSGYGTGFLTDAVTDLRAAHPGLRIELTLTDRVVDLAASGAECWVCVGEVRDPGLVSRHLGAMERVLIATPALLKRIGPVTLARLPSLPCVGLVPYVEGSVRLLDRSGRSRMVRLDTPIKTDSLLSSYRAILNGAGIGAAAPWMCHADIQAGRLKRVLPRWWLEPIGIHVALPPGLYRPARVTAFIEALKQRMHALPGFRPA from the coding sequence ATGAAGCACACCCACGACCGCCTGGACCTGCTCGCGACCTTCATCCGCATCGGCGAGAGCGGATCGCTCAGCAAGGCGGCGCGTCTGCTGGACACCACGCAGCCCACGGTGAGCCGGCGCCTGCTGGAGCTGGAGCGGCTGCTGGGCTGCAAGCTGGCGCTGCGCACGACCGCAAGCTTCTCGCTGACCGACGAAGGCCGCTCGCTGCTGGCCGAGGCGCATGACCTGACCGATCGATGGTCGGGCCTGTCGCACCGGCTGTCGGGCGGCCAGAGCCGGCCCGAGGGCACCTTGCGCGTGATCGGCCCCTCGGGCTACGGCACCGGCTTCCTGACGGACGCGGTCACGGACCTGCGCGCCGCGCATCCGGGCCTGCGCATCGAGCTGACGCTGACCGATCGCGTGGTCGACCTCGCGGCCTCGGGCGCGGAGTGCTGGGTCTGTGTCGGCGAGGTGCGCGACCCGGGCCTGGTCAGCCGCCACCTGGGGGCCATGGAGCGCGTGCTGATCGCCACGCCGGCCCTGCTCAAGCGCATCGGCCCGGTCACGCTGGCACGGCTGCCCTCGCTGCCCTGCGTGGGCCTGGTGCCTTATGTGGAGGGCAGCGTGCGGCTGCTCGACCGGTCGGGCCGTTCGCGCATGGTGCGGCTGGACACACCGATCAAGACCGACAGCCTGCTGTCGAGCTACCGCGCCATCCTCAACGGCGCCGGCATCGGCGCCGCCGCGCCGTGGATGTGCCACGCGGACATCCAGGCCGGCCGGCTCAAGCGGGTGCTGCCGCGCTGGTGGCTGGAGCCGATCGGCATCCACGTGGCGCTGCCGCCGGGGCTGTACCGGCCGGCGCGGGTGACGGCTTTCATCGAAGCACTGAAGCAGCGCATGCACGCGCTGCCGGGATTCAGGCCCGCGTGA
- a CDS encoding winged helix-turn-helix transcriptional regulator gives MPPAATDNAQLAARRPIMALLEQLGRKGTLRILWELRDGAPQSFRVLQANAGEMSPSVLNDRLKELRALQIVELAELGYVLTESGVELVKRLKPLNQWADRWFEAL, from the coding sequence ATGCCCCCTGCTGCCACCGACAACGCCCAGCTCGCCGCCCGCCGCCCCATCATGGCGCTGCTCGAGCAGCTGGGCCGCAAGGGCACGCTGCGCATCCTGTGGGAGCTGCGCGACGGCGCGCCGCAGAGCTTTCGTGTGCTGCAGGCGAACGCGGGCGAGATGTCGCCCTCGGTGCTGAACGACCGGCTCAAGGAGCTGCGCGCGCTGCAGATCGTCGAACTGGCCGAGCTGGGCTATGTGCTCACCGAATCGGGCGTGGAACTCGTCAAGCGCCTGAAGCCGCTCAACCAGTGGGCCGACCGCTGGTTCGAGGCGCTTTGA
- a CDS encoding LamG domain-containing protein translates to MSTIPPHKPLHLPGVHGYADHKSVAAGELLRLHVSSDRACQLSVCRLGSDVEGRSDDVVLHRFAPSAARVQPIHPGSYVHVEKGLPAALPLRGLTVECWVKPWRIDTRQSLIGQYDFPAHCGWGLFIEEGGALGFHLGSGGAFRADALQARGRLAARRWQHVAATWNGRVAALWIDGVQAGQWEAAQELRPGPAPLRLGAAAIDGLADLFLDADLAMPALYDRALEAQEIAQRFAARGLIVPTGRSVLACWPLREERGAQVADASGHQRSGRIVNHGTWMIVGPAFEPAKVGTYEDAESAYDPFSDPTRGHGLRLASDDLYDCRWEATHEFRVPEDARPGLYVARLRFELDGRDADYDITFIVRKPAHAAPAPVLVLCAVNSWLAYASTPFAKNVVNDPVWPRRSAGLESCHPQAPAYCSYTYHRAGQPCYQVGLRMPWPNASPNALYDPEGSGFSQWARLERRLHVWLEREGYDFDVVGDIDLHRDPSLLSRYRSVIVNGHSEYWSTPAVDGLDDYLRRGGSAIVLSGNTMYLRVSYDEDMTVMEQRKVNGPGHDETVPPVGPPAGPFGEQYHSQDWARGGRLKASGRAAADIVGLETAGWAFADGEDFGVYHVTQPRHVLFNEPHPLGLAEGQTFGHAPGGGLPRAIGHEWDLTIATLARMTKQVPPGASLPVPQQGIEVIAHGIRRVPGRLDAYLDCFSNLTESIDGLSAEMIYWERPQGGRVFHAGAVGAAWVLGSDPVFGRLLRNVLYRFGVEPRE, encoded by the coding sequence ATGAGCACCATTCCCCCGCACAAGCCTCTTCATCTTCCCGGCGTCCACGGCTATGCCGACCACAAGAGCGTGGCGGCCGGGGAGCTGCTGCGCTTGCACGTCAGCAGTGATCGGGCCTGCCAGCTTTCCGTCTGCAGGCTGGGCAGCGATGTGGAAGGGCGCAGCGACGACGTGGTGCTGCATCGCTTCGCGCCCTCGGCGGCGCGGGTGCAGCCCATTCATCCGGGCTCCTATGTGCATGTCGAGAAGGGCTTGCCCGCCGCACTGCCCTTGCGCGGCCTGACGGTGGAATGCTGGGTCAAGCCGTGGCGCATCGACACGCGGCAGAGCCTCATCGGCCAGTACGACTTCCCGGCGCATTGCGGCTGGGGCCTTTTCATCGAGGAGGGCGGGGCGCTGGGCTTCCACCTCGGCAGTGGCGGCGCCTTTCGCGCCGATGCGCTGCAGGCCCGGGGCCGCCTGGCCGCGCGGCGCTGGCAGCATGTGGCCGCCACGTGGAACGGCCGCGTCGCCGCGTTATGGATCGATGGCGTGCAGGCCGGGCAATGGGAGGCCGCGCAGGAGCTGCGGCCCGGCCCCGCGCCGCTGCGCCTCGGCGCCGCCGCCATCGACGGCCTGGCCGACCTCTTTCTCGACGCCGACCTGGCGATGCCCGCGCTCTACGACCGCGCGCTCGAAGCGCAGGAGATCGCGCAGCGCTTCGCGGCACGCGGCCTGATCGTTCCCACCGGCCGCTCGGTGCTGGCCTGCTGGCCGCTGCGCGAGGAGCGCGGCGCGCAGGTGGCCGATGCGAGCGGCCATCAGCGCAGCGGCCGCATCGTCAACCACGGCACCTGGATGATCGTCGGGCCGGCCTTCGAGCCGGCCAAGGTCGGCACCTACGAAGACGCCGAATCGGCCTACGATCCCTTCAGCGATCCCACGCGCGGCCATGGCCTGCGGCTGGCGAGCGATGACCTCTACGACTGCCGCTGGGAGGCCACGCACGAGTTCCGCGTCCCGGAGGATGCAAGGCCCGGCCTCTACGTCGCTCGCCTGCGCTTCGAGCTCGACGGCCGCGACGCCGACTACGACATCACGTTCATCGTCCGCAAGCCCGCGCATGCGGCGCCCGCGCCCGTCCTCGTGCTGTGCGCCGTCAACAGCTGGCTGGCCTATGCGAGCACGCCCTTCGCGAAGAACGTGGTGAACGATCCCGTGTGGCCGCGCCGCTCTGCGGGGCTCGAGAGCTGCCATCCGCAGGCCCCCGCCTATTGCAGCTACACCTACCACCGCGCCGGCCAGCCCTGCTACCAGGTCGGCCTGCGCATGCCGTGGCCCAACGCGAGCCCCAATGCGCTGTACGACCCCGAAGGCAGCGGTTTCAGCCAATGGGCGCGGCTCGAGCGCCGTCTCCATGTGTGGCTGGAGCGCGAGGGCTACGACTTCGATGTGGTCGGCGACATCGACCTGCATCGCGACCCATCTCTGCTCTCGCGCTACCGCAGCGTCATCGTCAACGGCCACAGCGAGTACTGGTCGACCCCCGCCGTGGATGGCCTGGACGATTACCTGCGCCGCGGCGGCAGCGCGATCGTGCTCTCCGGTAACACCATGTACCTGCGCGTGAGCTACGACGAAGACATGACGGTCATGGAGCAGCGCAAGGTCAATGGCCCCGGCCATGACGAGACCGTGCCGCCGGTGGGCCCGCCCGCCGGCCCCTTCGGCGAGCAGTACCACAGCCAGGACTGGGCGCGGGGCGGGCGGCTCAAGGCCTCGGGGCGGGCGGCCGCCGACATCGTCGGCCTGGAGACCGCGGGCTGGGCCTTCGCCGACGGCGAGGACTTCGGCGTCTACCACGTGACGCAGCCGCGGCATGTCCTGTTCAACGAGCCGCACCCGCTGGGCCTCGCCGAAGGCCAGACCTTCGGCCATGCGCCGGGCGGCGGGCTGCCGCGCGCGATCGGCCACGAGTGGGATCTCACCATCGCCACCCTCGCGCGCATGACGAAGCAGGTGCCCCCGGGCGCGTCGCTGCCCGTGCCGCAGCAGGGCATCGAGGTCATCGCCCACGGCATCCGCCGCGTACCGGGCCGGCTCGACGCCTACCTCGACTGCTTCTCCAACCTCACCGAATCCATCGACGGCCTCTCGGCCGAGATGATCTACTGGGAGCGCCCCCAGGGCGGCCGTGTGTTCCACGCCGGCGCCGTGGGCGCGGCCTGGGTGCTGGGCAGCGACCCGGTCTTCGGCCGCTTGCTGCGCAATGTGCTGTACCGCTTCGGCGTGGAGCCCAGGGAGTGA
- a CDS encoding AsmA family protein, which yields MKLTRARRWVIGSVIVLLLLAGGGAWFAWRLLPSDEELAARISESFERASGIGLRVGSASWSLRPEPVVVLRDLATEQPRPITVRHVALRPRLVALWRRTIAIEALEVEGAVLPRASVRAFRGRWKKGELPGVMAGAWTPAEIPIERLQLRDITWINRRDIALAYDAELRFDPGWRPREAEVLRPGVSPTTRLRLAREGGEDRWRVEIDAGGGTWNGQAELQAPDKGPLRLSAQLEPRGVDVGELVSAFRRNQAVEGRFDGRTEVRSEGDDVDELIRHLNTRTRFAMKPATLKGFDLSKVVGAPGAARGGQTVLDELTGTVETQNTEDGVLLRYTGLKARSGVLSASGSASVLNRRLNGEMAIDLVDGMVGVPLKLAGTLDDPQLSMTGGALAGAAVGTAVLPGVGTAIGARIGQQVEKLFGGEDEKKKPQRPAPSKAR from the coding sequence ATGAAGCTGACGCGTGCCCGGCGATGGGTCATCGGCTCGGTGATCGTGCTGCTCCTGCTGGCAGGCGGCGGGGCATGGTTCGCCTGGCGGCTGCTGCCGAGCGACGAGGAACTCGCGGCCCGCATCAGCGAGAGTTTCGAGCGTGCGAGCGGCATCGGCCTGCGCGTGGGCAGCGCGAGCTGGTCGCTGCGCCCGGAGCCGGTCGTGGTGCTGCGCGACCTCGCCACCGAGCAGCCGCGGCCGATCACCGTGCGCCATGTCGCCCTTCGGCCGCGGCTCGTTGCGCTGTGGCGCCGCACCATCGCCATCGAGGCCCTCGAAGTCGAAGGCGCCGTGCTCCCGCGAGCCTCGGTGCGCGCCTTCCGCGGGCGCTGGAAAAAGGGCGAGCTCCCCGGCGTGATGGCCGGCGCGTGGACCCCCGCCGAGATCCCGATCGAGCGGCTGCAGCTGCGCGACATCACATGGATCAACCGCCGCGACATCGCCCTCGCGTACGACGCCGAGCTGCGCTTCGACCCCGGCTGGCGCCCGCGCGAGGCGGAAGTGCTGCGCCCCGGCGTCTCGCCCACCACCCGGCTGCGTCTCGCGCGCGAGGGCGGGGAAGATCGCTGGCGCGTCGAGATCGATGCCGGCGGCGGCACCTGGAACGGCCAGGCCGAGCTGCAGGCGCCGGACAAGGGTCCCCTGCGCCTCAGCGCCCAGCTGGAGCCCCGGGGCGTGGACGTGGGCGAACTCGTGAGCGCCTTCCGACGCAACCAGGCGGTCGAAGGCCGCTTCGATGGCCGCACCGAAGTGCGCAGCGAGGGCGATGACGTCGACGAGCTGATCCGCCACCTGAACACCCGCACCCGCTTCGCCATGAAGCCCGCGACCCTCAAGGGCTTCGACCTGTCGAAGGTAGTCGGCGCGCCCGGCGCCGCGCGCGGCGGCCAGACCGTGCTCGACGAGCTCACCGGCACCGTCGAGACGCAGAACACCGAGGACGGCGTCCTGCTGCGCTACACCGGCCTTAAGGCGCGCTCCGGCGTGCTCAGCGCCAGCGGCAGCGCGAGCGTGCTCAATCGACGCCTGAACGGCGAGATGGCGATCGACCTGGTCGATGGCATGGTCGGCGTGCCGCTCAAGCTGGCCGGCACGCTCGACGATCCCCAGCTGTCGATGACCGGTGGCGCGCTGGCCGGCGCCGCGGTGGGCACGGCCGTGCTGCCGGGCGTGGGCACCGCCATCGGCGCGCGCATCGGGCAGCAGGTGGAAAAACTGTTCGGCGGCGAGGACGAGAAGAAGAAGCCGCAGCGCCCCGCGCCCTCCAAGGCGCGTTGA
- a CDS encoding fumarylacetoacetate hydrolase family protein, whose translation MTLSPIDAVVDALVRARRDHVPADAAPLAAALTDAADAYAVQQRVGAELGWFDGAAPRHWKSGGPSREAVLTHAPLPPAGVWTSPARSEAWPFHQRGIEAEVALRLARDVDAALAATLDVASASALVDAMAVSIELVDSRWREALEAPALCKLADLQSHGALVLGDWIPFEARDWRTQTCRVRIGAQAPVERHGTHTLGDPAFLLPGWLRHATREGATLAAGTVVTTGSWVGILHAAEGDLVTAEFPGIGRASVQL comes from the coding sequence ATGACCCTTTCGCCTATCGACGCCGTGGTGGATGCGCTGGTGCGCGCACGCCGCGATCATGTGCCGGCCGACGCGGCGCCACTCGCTGCCGCGCTCACCGATGCAGCCGATGCCTATGCGGTACAGCAGCGCGTGGGCGCCGAACTCGGCTGGTTCGACGGCGCGGCGCCGCGTCACTGGAAATCGGGCGGCCCGTCGCGCGAGGCGGTGCTGACGCATGCGCCGCTGCCGCCGGCCGGCGTCTGGACCAGCCCGGCCCGAAGCGAAGCCTGGCCCTTCCACCAGCGCGGCATCGAGGCGGAAGTGGCCTTGCGGCTGGCGCGCGACGTCGATGCCGCGCTCGCCGCCACGCTGGACGTGGCCAGCGCCAGCGCGCTGGTCGATGCGATGGCCGTCTCGATCGAACTGGTCGACTCGCGCTGGCGCGAAGCGCTGGAGGCGCCTGCGCTTTGCAAGCTGGCCGACCTGCAGTCGCATGGCGCACTGGTGCTCGGGGACTGGATTCCCTTCGAGGCGCGCGACTGGCGTACGCAGACCTGCCGTGTGCGCATCGGCGCACAGGCGCCGGTGGAGCGGCACGGCACCCATACGCTCGGCGATCCCGCCTTTCTGCTGCCGGGCTGGCTGCGCCACGCCACGCGCGAAGGCGCGACGCTGGCGGCGGGGACCGTGGTGACCACCGGCAGCTGGGTCGGCATTCTTCACGCGGCCGAGGGCGATCTCGTCACGGCCGAGTTCCCGGGCATTGGACGGGCGTCGGTGCAGTTGTAG
- a CDS encoding Bug family tripartite tricarboxylate transporter substrate binding protein has translation MIHRLLQTALACASLAFAAAAPAQIATNKGPVKLIVGYPAGGSADVQARTLSDKLAAELGTTVVVDNRTGAGGQIAADYVRNAAPDGLTVLLANMHMMVMLPLTSKSVRYDPVKDFKAVGRVASFYEGIAVPAALPAKDVKQWLDIARADPQKASYGVPAPGSVAQFIGYRLGAEAKVNLVAAPYRGAAPLVQDLLGDQIAAGITPIADLVAHQQSGKLKVLAVNGARRAALLPDVPTLKELGQPQFDNLEWTGLFVPAGTPKPIVDQLHAALGKALADKEVQERLLKLSSDPHPSSGEELSRLIEDDLKRWGPVVKASGFTSE, from the coding sequence ATGATCCATCGTCTCCTGCAGACCGCGCTGGCCTGCGCCAGCCTTGCCTTCGCCGCTGCCGCGCCCGCACAGATCGCCACCAACAAGGGCCCGGTCAAGCTGATCGTCGGCTACCCGGCCGGCGGCTCGGCCGATGTGCAGGCGCGCACCCTGTCCGACAAGCTCGCAGCCGAGCTCGGCACCACCGTGGTGGTGGACAACCGCACCGGCGCCGGCGGCCAGATCGCGGCCGACTACGTGCGCAACGCCGCGCCCGACGGCCTCACCGTGCTGCTGGCCAACATGCACATGATGGTGATGCTGCCGCTGACCTCGAAGTCGGTGCGCTACGACCCGGTGAAGGACTTCAAGGCCGTGGGCCGCGTCGCCAGCTTCTACGAAGGCATCGCCGTACCCGCCGCACTGCCGGCCAAGGACGTGAAGCAGTGGCTCGACATCGCGCGCGCCGATCCGCAGAAGGCCAGCTACGGCGTGCCCGCGCCCGGCAGCGTCGCGCAGTTCATCGGCTACCGGCTCGGTGCCGAAGCCAAGGTCAACCTGGTGGCCGCGCCGTACCGCGGCGCCGCACCGCTGGTGCAGGACCTGCTGGGCGACCAGATCGCGGCCGGCATCACGCCCATCGCCGACCTGGTGGCCCACCAGCAGAGCGGCAAGCTCAAGGTGCTGGCGGTCAACGGCGCCAGGCGCGCCGCGCTGCTGCCCGACGTGCCCACGCTGAAGGAGCTGGGCCAGCCGCAATTCGACAACCTCGAATGGACCGGCCTGTTCGTGCCGGCCGGAACGCCCAAGCCCATCGTCGACCAGCTGCACGCCGCGCTGGGCAAGGCGCTGGCCGACAAGGAGGTGCAGGAGCGCCTGCTCAAGCTCAGCAGCGATCCGCACCCGAGCAGCGGGGAAGAGCTGAGCCGTCTCATCGAAGACGACCTCAAGCGCTGGGGCCCGGTGGTCAAGGCCTCGGGCTTCACCTCCGAATGA
- a CDS encoding carboxymuconolactone decarboxylase family protein has protein sequence MTTHPPPRILPPEPPYPEELGALLRKMTPPEAPEILALFRVLAVNPALAERSLPWGGYLLGRKASLALRDREIVILRVCARCGAEYEWGVHWAAFAQAAGLGEREREAIVSTGAALDGLARHDRLLIELVDALHDRGDVNDALWQALSVHWTPPQLIELLMLAGWYHAISYVCNVARVPLESWAARW, from the coding sequence ATGACCACCCACCCCCCACCCCGCATCCTGCCGCCCGAGCCGCCCTATCCGGAGGAGCTCGGCGCGCTGCTGAGGAAGATGACGCCGCCCGAAGCGCCGGAGATCCTGGCGCTGTTCCGCGTGCTGGCCGTCAATCCCGCGCTGGCCGAGCGATCCCTGCCATGGGGCGGCTACCTGCTGGGCCGCAAGGCGAGTCTTGCGCTGCGCGACCGCGAGATCGTCATCCTGCGCGTGTGCGCACGCTGCGGGGCGGAGTACGAGTGGGGCGTGCACTGGGCCGCGTTCGCGCAGGCCGCGGGTCTGGGCGAGCGTGAACGCGAGGCCATCGTCTCCACCGGTGCCGCGCTCGACGGCCTTGCACGACACGATCGCCTGCTGATCGAGCTGGTGGACGCGCTGCACGACCGGGGCGATGTCAATGATGCGTTGTGGCAGGCGCTGTCCGTCCATTGGACCCCGCCGCAACTCATCGAGCTGCTGATGCTGGCGGGCTGGTACCACGCAATCAGCTATGTGTGCAACGTGGCGCGGGTACCGCTGGAATCGTGGGCGGCGCGTTGGTGA
- a CDS encoding threo-3-hydroxy-L-aspartate ammonia-lyase, with amino-acid sequence MPDPLKLPTYDDVAAAARRIEGHAHRTPVLRSRTADEELGAQLFFKCENLQRMGAFKFRGAFNALAKFDAQQRRAGVVAFSSGNHAQAIALAARILGMPATIVMPHDAPAAKVAATEGYGGQVVIYDRYKDDREQIGRDLAQKHGMTLIPPYDHPDVMAGQGTAAKELFEEAGPLDALFVPLGGGGLLSGSALATRALAPQCKLYGVEPEAGNDGQQSFRSGSIVHIDTPRTIADGAQTQHLGQHTFAVIRRDVDDVLTASDAQLVEAMRFFAARMKLVVEPTGCLGFAAAREMKAQLRGLRVGVLISGGNVDVERLGALLAG; translated from the coding sequence ATGCCAGACCCCCTGAAGCTCCCCACGTATGACGATGTCGCCGCCGCCGCGCGGCGCATCGAAGGCCATGCCCATCGCACGCCGGTGCTGCGCTCGCGCACCGCCGACGAGGAACTGGGTGCGCAGCTCTTCTTCAAGTGCGAGAACCTGCAGCGCATGGGCGCCTTCAAGTTCCGCGGCGCCTTCAACGCGCTCGCGAAGTTCGACGCGCAGCAGCGGCGCGCCGGCGTGGTGGCCTTCTCTTCCGGCAACCATGCGCAGGCGATCGCGCTGGCGGCGCGCATCCTCGGCATGCCGGCCACCATCGTGATGCCGCACGACGCACCGGCCGCGAAGGTGGCGGCTACCGAGGGCTACGGCGGGCAGGTGGTCATCTACGACCGCTACAAGGACGATCGCGAGCAGATCGGACGCGACCTGGCGCAGAAGCACGGCATGACGCTGATCCCGCCCTACGACCACCCGGACGTGATGGCCGGCCAGGGCACGGCGGCGAAGGAGCTGTTCGAGGAAGCCGGCCCGCTCGATGCGCTGTTCGTGCCGCTGGGCGGCGGCGGGCTGCTCTCCGGCTCGGCACTGGCCACGCGGGCACTGGCGCCGCAATGCAAGCTCTACGGAGTGGAGCCGGAGGCGGGCAACGACGGGCAGCAGTCCTTTCGCAGCGGCAGCATCGTCCACATCGACACGCCCAGGACCATTGCCGACGGCGCGCAGACGCAGCACCTGGGGCAGCACACCTTCGCCGTCATCCGCCGCGACGTCGACGACGTGCTGACGGCGAGCGACGCACAACTGGTCGAGGCGATGCGCTTCTTCGCCGCGCGCATGAAGCTGGTGGTCGAGCCCACCGGCTGCCTGGGCTTCGCGGCAGCGCGCGAGATGAAGGCGCAGCTGCGCGGCCTGCGCGTGGGCGTGCTGATCAGCGGCGGCAATGTCGACGTGGAGCGCCTGGGCGCCCTGCTCGCAGGCTGA